The sequence below is a genomic window from Brevibacillus laterosporus.
CAGTTCCATATCTCTGCTAGTCGCTGTAGCACGAAACGCTGTTTTCTTCGTCTTTTTATCTACAACGATAGGGAAAGCAACTGTATTTTCGGATACCGTGTAGTTTTGATTGTTAACGAAATATACAGATTTTTTAAGAATTGGACGAACACCAAGTTTCTTGATTTTACTGAAAACAATTTTGGCATCACGAATCGCTTGATTACAAACGGCAGACGGAAGAATTGTTTCTACATCTTTTGTAGTCATTTTCGGAAATGCCCCTCGTTGTTCAGCCCGTTTGGTTAGTTGATTGACTACCCGAATGTACTCATTTCCTAATTGACGTAGAATGGCTGGTTGATCAGGAAATATGCGTATCTTAACGGTTAAAGCTTGCATGTGTTCACCCCCTTTTCTTTTGTTCTTCAACATAACGCTTTACTGTTTCGCTTGATACGTTTCCTGCTGTACTAACGAAAAAAGAACGTGTCCACAGACTAGGCAAATGAGCAAGATGCTTAAACTCCTGCCTTACTATTCGAGAGGTCACTCCCTTCACTTTTGCCATTACGTCTGATGGAGAATCGGTGGGAAGACAGTTCAGGAACAGATGGACATGATCGGGCATAACTTCCATTTCCACAATAAGCCAGTTATTCTGATGGCATATTTCAGCCAATAGCTCCTTGAATCGAATTTCCACTTGTTTTACTAACACTTTTCTTCGATAACGAGGGCAGAAAACAAAATGATAGTTAATGAGAGATACTGTTGTAGTTGTATCAGTTTAATTGTACAACTACAACAATTAAACGAAAAGAAAAGTACACGCACATGTGCTAGGTGTTTGCCCCGCCCATCCCATGAAGGGATGTTCTGGCAAAGCCGTCTTTCATCCCACG
It includes:
- the tnpA gene encoding IS200/IS605 family transposase; amino-acid sequence: MNYHFVFCPRYRRKVLVKQVEIRFKELLAEICHQNNWLIVEMEVMPDHVHLFLNCLPTDSPSDVMAKVKGVTSRIVRQEFKHLAHLPSLWTRSFFVSTAGNVSSETVKRYVEEQKKRG